One part of the Sesamum indicum cultivar Zhongzhi No. 13 linkage group LG14, S_indicum_v1.0, whole genome shotgun sequence genome encodes these proteins:
- the LOC105176821 gene encoding uncharacterized protein LOC105176821, which translates to MEEEPSSAPPPPPPIQGNSSCSVILLKLMSKRRTWVCLFVSVYTILLSLSWNLLKSVLLWYEFESSASSSSRWPALYASVLLGVSFGVLSMVAALAVAVPATLVTWITVLVLLTFCGKPRKTLVLEGKKLTAEITGFVVKVLIKEGNVVAAVCAVLGYFALVRKNRESGGLVDFE; encoded by the coding sequence ATGGAAGAGGAACCCTCCTCAGCCCCACCTCCACCCCCACCCATTCAAGGAAACTCCAGTTGCTCCGTGATACTCCTCAAGCTCATGAGCAAAAGAAGAACTTGGGTCTGCCTCTTCGTCTCTGTCTACACGATTCTCCTTTCCCTTTCATGGAACCTCCTCAAATCCGTCCTCTTGTGGTACGAATTTGAATCCTCCGCCTCCTCCTCATCTAGGTGGCCGGCGTTGTACGCATCAGTTCTTCTGGGCGTGTCTTTCGGCGTCCTTTCGATGGTGGCGGCGCTGGCGGTGGCCGTTCCTGCCACCCTCGTGACTTGGATAACCGTGCTTGTTCTCTTGACTTTCTGCGGGAAGCCCAGAAAGACACTGGTTCTGGAGGGGAAGAAATTGACGGCCGAGATTACTGGGTTCGTGGTCAAGGTCTTGATCAAAGAAGGGAACGTTGTGGCTGCGGTTTGCGCTGTTCTTGGATACTTTGCGCTCGTCAGAAAGAACAGGGAAAGTGGTGGGCTCGTTGATTTTGAGTAG
- the LOC105176822 gene encoding uncharacterized protein LOC105176822, producing MGSSGFFVVCMLHSLISIACGGLIMFYLKEISVLGHGVETARMLLGSTPHDQLLIRTSNSFVGLLLVLIGCLLFMVAFVKDREFQGFFAKGCVLLHFSMALWRVYFERRLEDLAHDWPRQLVGDIVLALSWVFFLVYAWGEKYD from the coding sequence ATGGGGTCATCTGGTTTCTTTGTGGTCTGCATGCTACACTCGTTGATATCCATAGCTTGTGGAGGTCTGATTATGTTTTATCTTAAAGAAATCTCAGTTCTTGGGCACGGAGTCGAGACGGCAAGGATGCTGTTGGGATCAACTCCTCATGATCAGCTGTTAATTCGGACATCAAATTCATTTGTTGGGTTGCTATTGGTTCTGATTGGGTGTTTGTTGTTCATGGTGGCTTTCGTTAAGGACAGGGAGTTCCAAGGCTTCTTTGCTAAGGGCTGCGTTCTCCTTCATTTCTCAATGGCCCTCTGGAGGGTCTACTTTGAGAGAAGATTGGAGGATTTGGCCCACGATTGGCCGAGGCAGCTAGTTGGTGATATTGTACTGGCGCTTTCATGGGTATTCTTTCTTGTATACGCATGGGGAGAGAAATATGATTAG